One window of the Fragaria vesca subsp. vesca unplaced genomic scaffold, FraVesHawaii_1.0 scf0512886, whole genome shotgun sequence genome contains the following:
- the LOC101313757 gene encoding chaperone protein dnaJ 72-like isoform 1, protein MGDHYSLLGLTRNASKQEIKEAFRKLAVKLHPDKHSHSSKAVKDSATLRFKQASEAYQVLIDDRKRADYNFRTSSASSTAYGYGYGYSNYNNRRYASASKTSSFENLVRYLTTRAFLLNVSVAGCLFSLVQLSCCLNILLLYFSFLLRNVTTGLCFLSEFYAGLYSVAWLSLIWDGMPYGRYVILGNHLKKQWNLSKKPKHKKRSCRRWSLCFWFVFS, encoded by the exons ATGGGCGATCACTACTCGCTGTTGGGATTGACAAGGAATGCGAgcaaacaagaaattaaagaagccTTCAGGAAACTGGCGGTGAAGCTGCACCCAGACAAGCATTCCCACTCTTCTAAGGCCGTCAAGGACTCCGCCACCCTCCGATTCAAGCAGGCCTCCGAAGCCTATCAGGTCCTCATTGACGATCGCAAGCGCGCCGACTATAATTTCCGaacctcctccgcctcctccaccGCTTACGGTTACGGTTACGGTTATAGTAATTATAACAACCGCAGATATGCTTCTGCTTCTAAAACCTCCAGCTTTGAGAATCTTGTTCGCTATCTCACCACTCGGGCTTTCCTTCTCAACGTGTCCGTCGCAGGGTGCCTGTTCTCTCTTGTCCAACTTAGTTGCTGTTTGAACATTCTTTTACTTTACTTCAGCTTCTTGCTAAGAAATGTAACAACAGGTTTATGTTTCTTATCGGAATTTTATGCAGGGCTCTATTCGGTGGCGTGGCTGTCGTTAATATGGGATGGGATGCCTTATGGAAGATACGTAATTCTGGG AAATCATTTGAAGAAGCAATGGAATCTGTCGAAAAAGCCAAAGCACAAAAAGAGAAGCTGTAGGAGGTGGTCATTGTGTTTCTGGTTTGTATTCAGCTAA
- the LOC101313757 gene encoding chaperone protein dnaJ 72-like isoform 2, protein MGDHYSLLGLTRNASKQEIKEAFRKLAVKLHPDKHSHSSKAVKDSATLRFKQASEAYQVLIDDRKRADYNFRTSSASSTAYGYGYGYSNYNNRRYASASKTSSFENLVRYLTTRAFLLNVSVAGCLFSLVQLSCWLYSVAWLSLIWDGMPYGRYVILGNHLKKQWNLSKKPKHKKRSCRRWSLCFWFVFS, encoded by the exons ATGGGCGATCACTACTCGCTGTTGGGATTGACAAGGAATGCGAgcaaacaagaaattaaagaagccTTCAGGAAACTGGCGGTGAAGCTGCACCCAGACAAGCATTCCCACTCTTCTAAGGCCGTCAAGGACTCCGCCACCCTCCGATTCAAGCAGGCCTCCGAAGCCTATCAGGTCCTCATTGACGATCGCAAGCGCGCCGACTATAATTTCCGaacctcctccgcctcctccaccGCTTACGGTTACGGTTACGGTTATAGTAATTATAACAACCGCAGATATGCTTCTGCTTCTAAAACCTCCAGCTTTGAGAATCTTGTTCGCTATCTCACCACTCGGGCTTTCCTTCTCAACGTGTCCGTCGCAGGGTGCCTGTTCTCTCTTGTCCAACTTAGTTGCT GGCTCTATTCGGTGGCGTGGCTGTCGTTAATATGGGATGGGATGCCTTATGGAAGATACGTAATTCTGGG AAATCATTTGAAGAAGCAATGGAATCTGTCGAAAAAGCCAAAGCACAAAAAGAGAAGCTGTAGGAGGTGGTCATTGTGTTTCTGGTTTGTATTCAGCTAA
- the LOC101313757 gene encoding chaperone protein dnaJ 72-like isoform 3 has product MGDHYSLLGLTRNASKQEIKEAFRKLAVKLHPDKHSHSSKAVKDSATLRFKQASEAYQVLIDDRKRADYNFRTSSASSTAYGYGYGYSNYNNRRYASASKTSSFENLVRYLTTRAFLLNVSVAGALFGGVAVVNMGWDALWKIRNSGKSFEEAMESVEKAKAQKEKL; this is encoded by the exons ATGGGCGATCACTACTCGCTGTTGGGATTGACAAGGAATGCGAgcaaacaagaaattaaagaagccTTCAGGAAACTGGCGGTGAAGCTGCACCCAGACAAGCATTCCCACTCTTCTAAGGCCGTCAAGGACTCCGCCACCCTCCGATTCAAGCAGGCCTCCGAAGCCTATCAGGTCCTCATTGACGATCGCAAGCGCGCCGACTATAATTTCCGaacctcctccgcctcctccaccGCTTACGGTTACGGTTACGGTTATAGTAATTATAACAACCGCAGATATGCTTCTGCTTCTAAAACCTCCAGCTTTGAGAATCTTGTTCGCTATCTCACCACTCGGGCTTTCCTTCTCAACGTGTCCGTCGCAGG GGCTCTATTCGGTGGCGTGGCTGTCGTTAATATGGGATGGGATGCCTTATGGAAGATACGTAATTCTGGG AAATCATTTGAAGAAGCAATGGAATCTGTCGAAAAAGCCAAAGCACAAAAAGAGAAGCTGTAG